CCCCTCTTGATTGCTCGATTTGTATAATTCAAAGAGTAGGTGGCAGCTCCTAGTGGCTTGAAATCTTTATACTTGGCGCCGTATCTGATGAGGTTGATAGTCTCGACAGGATGCTCAATTCTCAACCCGACAGCGATTGGTCTCTGTTCAATGGCGACGCCTTTGTGATGCATCATCTTAACTGTATCACGGGCAGAATGTCCCAAAGCAATATAGATTCGTGAGGAGAGATATTCCTTTTCGCCATTGATAATAATACCTGAGGCCTTCCCCTCCGAGATCAGGATGTCCGTCATTTGTGAGCCATAAAAGATCTCACCGCCCCGCTCAAGGATATATGTTCTTATATTGCGAACGATTGTGCACAATACATCAGTTCCCAAATGGGGTTTGCTGATGTATCCTATCTCTTCCGGGGCACCAAATTTAATAAACGTTTTCAGCACCCTGTTGACATAACTTGAGTTGTTGTTTCTCCTGGAAAAGAGCTTGCCATCTGAGTATGAACCGGCGCCGCCTTCGCCAAATTGGATATTCGAGTCAGAGTTAATTTCTCTTTCATTGATAAATCGCTGCACATCAACGGTTCGCTCTTCGATTTTCTTCCCCCGCTCAAAGATTAAAGGTTTGATCCCATAATCAATAAGTTCAAGAGCGGCAAACATTCCGGCAGGGCCAAATCCGACTATTATAGGCCTATCCTTAATGACCGCTGCTTTCCTGGTCTCTTTTGTTTTTTCCGAGTAACAGGGAAAGTTTTCGCTGTTACTGAAGGTCTCATCAGTGCTGACAACGAGGGACAGTTTGTAATAGAATTGCTCTTTGTCTCTGGAATCAAGCGATTTGCTAAGAATCTTGGCGATGAATATTTTATCTTCGCTTATTTTCATCTGCCGTGAGGCGGCAGTCAGGTAAGCATCGGTTCCGTCGCTTTCGATGGGGATTTGCACGTTGATGATTATCAGGTTCAAGAGAGTGTCCTTTATTTATATGGATGTTCGATAAATAGCCTTGCTAATCGCTAAAAATTCATCAACAGTTGAGTGTGATCTTATGAATTTTTGTGATGAATCTCTGAGTCCGGATATTCATCGTATGATGTTTTCTGTGCCATAGTGCGGGAAATTAATTCGTGGATAGAGTGAATTAAGGGCAGGACTGTTCGAGTATGATGTCAGACGTAAGAGTGAGTGGTAGCCCGCCGGATCACGGAGGAAAGAGGTGGTTGGTTGATGGTGCAGGGAACGTATCTTATCTGCCAATATCTTATCGAAGGTTGCGTAGGTAAAGATTTTCAACTTTTTCCCTGGCCCAGGGGGTTTTTCGAAGGAATTTAAGGCTGGACTGAATGCTTGGGGTATGGGTAAAGCATCTGATCTTGATTTTTTTAGCTAGAGATGTCCATCCGTACTTTTCCACCAGGCGGGTCACGATCACTTCCAGGGTGATTCCGTGTAGGGGGTCATTGTTGGATTCTTGACTATTCATCAGAGTGTTATTGTGGTTAGGTGGCGTTTCTCGATAGAGACTGGTCTCTAGTGGCCTTTTGTCTGAATACACCTTCTCGGATCAGGGCATCATTCATACTCGATATTGAGTGTCCGTGAAAGTATAACCTCATTATATAATGTTCATGATCATGCAGATAGAAAATATCTTTAGCACAGAATTGGCCCCGCATTTGGACATGTTCATGCGTTGGCTTACGGTGGAAAAGGGATATTCCGACCATACCGCGGATAATTATTTTCGCGATATTTCTGGGTTTGCCGC
This sequence is a window from Desulfobulbaceae bacterium. Protein-coding genes within it:
- a CDS encoding dehydrogenase; the protein is MNLIIINVQIPIESDGTDAYLTAASRQMKISEDKIFIAKILSKSLDSRDKEQFYYKLSLVVSTDETFSNSENFPCYSEKTKETRKAAVIKDRPIIVGFGPAGMFAALELIDYGIKPLIFERGKKIEERTVDVQRFINEREINSDSNIQFGEGGAGSYSDGKLFSRRNNNSSYVNRVLKTFIKFGAPEEIGYISKPHLGTDVLCTIVRNIRTYILERGGEIFYGSQMTDILISEGKASGIIINGEKEYLSSRIYIALGHSARDTVKMMHHKGVAIEQRPIAVGLRIEHPVETINLIRYGAKYKDFKPLGAATYSLNYTNRAIKRGVYTFCMCPGGEVINASSDHGMMVVNGMSYSHRASEFSNAALVVTCHADDYKSTCPLSGIEFQQDIERKSFAAGGGNWQLPAQNLMHFLGDKSAVTLNNNSYKMGTVSAEMRDIFPGFVIDELVAAFNQWKKEVPLFVSNQAILLGTETRTSSPIRIKRNEHFESVTIKNLYPIGEGSGYTGGITSSAADAIKAIETNWLNGCT
- a CDS encoding DUF2132 domain-containing protein; protein product: MNSQESNNDPLHGITLEVIVTRLVEKYGWTSLAKKIKIRCFTHTPSIQSSLKFLRKTPWAREKVENLYLRNLR